Within Limnothrix sp. FACHB-406, the genomic segment AGGCGATCGCAGCGCATCCGTTGGAATCCGAGTCGATTGTAACTGAGTCTGAGAGTGGCTTGCCGTTGTTGAGTAACGGTTTGCCCATCAGCGCGGCCCTAGCCTAAGGCTTTGGGAACCGGTTTGGGGGCAACGGCGATCGCCCTGGGGGGTGCGAGATCCATGGGGGACGGGCATTCATCCGGGGCCACGAGTCAGGGTCACGAGTCAGTTTTGCAACCAAGCGATAAACTGGATGGACGGAGAGTGTAGGCGAGGCGGTTGCGGATGACGAGCCTGTGCTTGCTTGGGCTGGCTGTGGCCGGTTCAAGGGGCGATCGGTCGTCATCTGAGGAAAGTCCGGGCTTCCGAAAGACCAGGCTTGCTGGGTAACGCCCAGTGCGAGCGATCGTGAGGATAGTGCCACAGAAAAATACCGCCGAGCCACCGAGCCGCTTAAAAATTCCCCACCCAAACTGTCCCACTTTGCTGCGGCAGAAGATTGTTTTCGGTGACTGAATTGTTAACGGCTCTGACTCGGTAAGGGTGCAAAGGTGCGGTAAGAGCGCACCAGCAGCATCGAGAGGTGCTGGCTCGGTAAACCCCGGCCGGAAGCAAGGTGAGGGGCAAGGGTTGGTCTTTTTCCTGTCCCGCTTTGAGAACCGCTTGAGGCGATCGGTAACGATCGTCCCAGATAGATAACCGCCCATTGATTGGCCCTTGGCGTGTGGCTTGCTGTGCTCCGAGGCCAATTGAGGACAGAACCCGGCTTACGTCCTGCCTCTCCTTTTAATTTGTTGTCCAGAAGCGTTCATGGGTTCGTTGGCATCAACCGTATTAAGCTATCCCCGCCGACAACGGGATCTCGAAGCCCTGTTATCGCGCATGGGGTTGGATGAGGGGGCAACTGTCGATTGGGTGTTGCTCGATCGGGCCCTGACTCACCCCACGGCGGATTCCCAAACCAACTACGAACAGTTGGAATTCGTGGGGGATGCGATCGTGCGGACGGCGGCGGCCGAATTGCTGTGGGAAACCTATCCCGATTGGCCCGTGGGCGAAATGGCGGCGGCGCGGGCCATTTTGGTGAGCGATCGGATGTTGGCGCGAATTGCCGACACCTATAATCTGGAGCGCTACCTGATCATGGGCGGCAGCGCGGCTCGGGATTTGGAAGGGCGGCAATCGCGCTTGGCCGATGCTCTGGAAGCAACCATCGGAGCCTTATATCTTTCGGTGCGATCGCTGGATTTGGTGCGGCCTTGGCTCGATGACCATTTTCGAGCGATCGCCCACCAGGTGCGCAACGACCCGGCCCGCCAAAACTACAAGGCAGCCCTCCAGGAATGGACTCAAGGGCGCTACAAATCCTTGCCGGAATATCGAGTGCGGGAACTGAGCGCTGTCCATGGGGATGTGCAGCGCTTTGAGGCCCAGGTTTGGTTCCATGGCCGTTGTTTGGGCCAAGGCCGCGGTCGATCGCGCAAGTTGGCGGAACAGGCCGCGGCCCAAGAAGCCTTTTTATGGCTGTGCGATCGGGATGATTTGCCCAGTGATTTACCCGGTGATTTACCCAGCAATTTGCCAGGCCCTTTACCGGGCGATCAATCAAGCAATTCACCTGGTGATGCGCCCGGCGATCGCGAATGATCGCGAACATTAGGCTGACTTGCGCATCCATTGTTTAAATTTCTGCTTGAATTTCCGTTGGGCCCGCTCCCATAAACTCGGAGGCGCATTATGGGCCCGGGGGCGACCGACCAAGCGGGGGCGCTGCTGCGGATGCTTGAGGTAGCGGTAGTGCAAGAAGGTGTCGCGATAGGGAAAGGTGATGTTTTCGCCCGCGCAAACCCTGGAAAATAGGGACGACGATAGACCGATGTAGTGCAAATAAAGCAGGGGGCGATCGCGATCGAACACTTGCCCCGATCGCTCCACAAAATGTTTTGAAGTGACGCTATTGCCCGTGACCTTTTCCTTGGGCCAATGGTGCGCACAGTTATGAACCTTGAGGTTCGATCGCATCACCAAATAGTTCAACAGTGCCTGATCGGCCGATCGGGGATAGAGCACATCTGACTCGCCGGCCTGAAGCTGTTTCAACAATTCATCGCAGCGATCGAGGGTCAGCACGCCTCGCTTGGTGGCATACAGCCCCGAACAAAACAGCGATTGCTGCATTTGCTCCGGTGAAAACAGCGATTGCAACAGAGGACTCGCCACCCGATACACATGGGCGGGGTCTTTGTACTGAAAATCGTAGGTGACCCAATCGGCGGTTTCCAAGGCCGCAAACCAGGGCGCGAGGGGCTGGAGCACTAAGGTATCCGCATCCAGATAAATGAATCGATCGAACGGGCCATCGA encodes:
- the rnc gene encoding ribonuclease III, whose amino-acid sequence is MGSLASTVLSYPRRQRDLEALLSRMGLDEGATVDWVLLDRALTHPTADSQTNYEQLEFVGDAIVRTAAAELLWETYPDWPVGEMAAARAILVSDRMLARIADTYNLERYLIMGGSAARDLEGRQSRLADALEATIGALYLSVRSLDLVRPWLDDHFRAIAHQVRNDPARQNYKAALQEWTQGRYKSLPEYRVRELSAVHGDVQRFEAQVWFHGRCLGQGRGRSRKLAEQAAAQEAFLWLCDRDDLPSDLPGDLPSNLPGPLPGDQSSNSPGDAPGDRE
- a CDS encoding Npun_R2821/Npun_R2822 family protein; amino-acid sequence: MGSQPPNGQRGDPRGDRLNLKEARSGGFHRVAIPNAIGFTKTRGGIFMDGLYTLANDVVLDQLIAFLNSVEANGGRLADGSPYPVLVCPYDHRIDRLKTVLADWPHVQILEDWDLIAHWDQFSKSVIEATPLALQLYEQEPNLYGRTMGGRRRLAAFDGPFDRFIYLDADTLVLQPLAPWFAALETADWVTYDFQYKDPAHVYRVASPLLQSLFSPEQMQQSLFCSGLYATKRGVLTLDRCDELLKQLQAGESDVLYPRSADQALLNYLVMRSNLKVHNCAHHWPKEKVTGNSVTSKHFVERSGQVFDRDRPLLYLHYIGLSSSLFSRVCAGENITFPYRDTFLHYRYLKHPQQRPRLVGRPRAHNAPPSLWERAQRKFKQKFKQWMRKSA